Proteins encoded in a region of the Onthophagus taurus isolate NC chromosome 10, IU_Otau_3.0, whole genome shotgun sequence genome:
- the LOC111428156 gene encoding proteoglycan Cow, with product MRFAAVVLVASVVLAVGSAEGKRKRKFDGDFEFAEEDDVKSTKSSGEKKRWIHDPTSDLCRPLNCKKKEMCLLEDAFTAVCVSKKELQKNGDVVIPKSMAQIEDRKRLETRNGGGEETDDDVFYDTEDDSDDDETEEDLSDSITCKPCPVVKPTFLCGSDNRTYSSLCRLDYHNCIHHTNIRVGCKGFCPCKTETTDVHLRKKQRQQERLNSFMNKYKATLDKSGTNSGSITVGKPAPSSKSDSVYTFTPQDFKYENKHYKYIKYTKFNKDNNGYLYSSSSDDKDKIYNEVIDNKLFNNNLNMIPATPPAKECSVSALQSMGNRLLDWFSVIMADSSKRRRNRNKSKKGIAIYFPPVCKGEVRWMFQHLDLNGDGRLNLQELYDLEHDQNEVCLKPFLQQCDVNRDFNVTPNEWCRCFQRTERPCAAVKRKITPDLLGAYIPECDQQGYYKPTQCHGAIGMCWCVDKHGVEFANTRTHSKPNCENLVNKADDLQPNSGKKNNNKNSETNDDEDGDDVDQDIEGSADHPDNY from the exons GATGAtgttaaatcaacaaaatcatCGGGAGAAAAGAAACGATGGATTCATGATCCAACAA GCGATCTTTGTAGACCGTtaaattgcaagaaaaaagaaatgtgtTTACTTGAAGATGCTTTTACGGCGGTTTGCGTTTCCAAGaaggaattacaaaaaaacgg tgaCGTTGTAATACCGAAATCaatggctcaaattgaagatagaAAACGATTAGAAACCCGAAATGGAGGTGGTGAAGAAACGGATGACGATGTCTTTTACGATACTGAAGATGATTCAGACGATGATGAAACCGAAGAGGATCTAAGCGATTCAATAAC gtgTAAACCATGTCCAGTAGTGAAACCAACGTTTCTTTGCGGTTCCGATAATCGAACATATTCATCTTTATGCCGATTGGATTATCACAACTGTATTCATCATACAAATATACGGGTGGGATGTAAAGGTTTTTGCCCGTGTAAAACTGAGACGACAGACGTTCATTTACGCAAAAAACAACGTCAGCAAGAACGTCTAAACtcatttatgaataaatacaAAGCGACTTTAGATAAAAGCGGAACAAATTCCGGTTCGATAACCGTAGGGAAACCAGCGCCATCATCAAAATCAGATTCGGTTTATACATTTACTCCACAAGAttttaaatacgaaaataaacattataaatatataaaatacacgaaattcaataaagataataacggttatttatattcttcttcttctgatgataaagataaaatttataatgaagtaattgataataaattatttaataacaatttaaatatgaTCCCCGCTACACCCCCAGCCAAAGAATGTTCCGTTTCCGCTTTACAATCGATGGGGAATCGATTACTCGATTGGTTCTCCGTGATAATGGCCGATTCGTCGAAAAGACGgagaaatagaaataaatcgaaaaaggGAATCGCGATTTATTTCCCCCCGGTTTGTAAGGGCGAAGTGCGGTGGATGTTTCAACATTTAGATTTAAACGGTGACGGCCGGTTGAATTTACAAGAATTATACGATTTAGAACACGATCAGAACGAGGTATGTTTGAAACCGTTTTTACAACAATGTGATGTCAACAGGGATTTTAACGTGACACCGAACGAATGGTGTCGATGTTTTCAACGAACTGAACGACCGTGTGCTGCTGTTAAACGCAAAATTACCCCGGATTTATTag gtGCGTACATTCCCGAATGTGACCAACAAGGTTATTATAAACCAACACAATGCCACGGTGCGATAGGAATGTGTTGGTGTGTTGATAAACACGGCGTTGAATTCGCAAATACTCGTACACATTCAAAACCAAATTGTGaaaatttggtaaataaaGCTGATGATTTACAACCAAACAGtggtaagaaaaataataataaaaattcagaAACGAATGATGATGAAGATGGGGATGATGTTGATCAAGATATAGAAGGGAGCGCGGATCATCccgataattattaa
- the LOC111428425 gene encoding pyrokinin-1 receptor-like: protein MFQSILDNSHSLSEIPALKWTSTEINASISTATILNLSSIQRSQNNLRDWGPKRDPLYIVIPITIIYTIIFFVGVIGNISTCIVIARNKCMHTATNYYLFSLAISDLLLLISGLPPEIYSVWSKYPYIFGEAFCVLQGFAAETSANATVLTITAFTVERYVAICHPFLSHTMSKLSRAIKFVMGIWFIAMFLAIPQAISFGIVYEEDSFQRRREDHYVCSVKRIIVPHAFEISTFVFFVFPMSVITALYVLIGLQLYRSTTVRPSIRSNSVKLKHRICKPTVAYSSSIPQAVLIVNGENDVERQEEEGRKNFSRNAQATKHVVKMLVAVVVAFFICWAPFHAQRLLAIYGDPRTSDMITAFRVLTYASGILYFLSTTINPLLYHIMSHRFREAFKDTFNRFFRRKRRPKGSTRCYTTLSGRSSQINSHSNTDSCSRQSSLRYLDSDISGRLKNSKRPLVVSFKRKRPTHSSKRTNSKQVFFDVDLQEALDNLKLPPTSNDNVYFRNSLFDDENQVQLEPKHVCCSSRIEDIEIFQEGQMKILKKKDGLNLVFNRSFNNEEGGSMTKSCTMPQIIYGENLCVSNRWNEFNGKCEVDRSGSCSQLEFVKENDRNSRNDGIIIQVP from the exons ATGTTTCAATCGATTCTCGACAACTCCCATTCTCTGAGTGAAATCCCGGCTTTAAAATGGACATCGACAGAGATAAACGCATCGATTTCTACCGCAACAATCTTAAATTTATCTTCGATACAACGATCGCAAAACAATTTAAGAGATTGGGGACCAAAACGCGATCCCCTTTACATCGTAATTCCAATTACGATCATCTACACGATAATATTCTTTGTTGGTGTCATCGGAAACATAAGCACGTGCATCGTAATAGCAAGAAATAAATGTATGCACACCGCGacgaattattatttatttagtttagcAATATCTGAtcttttgttattaatttctgGGTTACCACCTGAAATTTATTCAGTTTGGTCAAAATATCCATACATTTTCGGCGAAGCTTTTTGTGTTTTACAAGGATTTGCAGCTGAAACATCGGCGAACGCAACAGTTTTAACGATTACGGCGTTCACAGTTGAACGTTACGTTGCAATTTGTCATCCTTTTTTATCACACACCATGTCCAAATTATCACGAGCAATAAAATTCGTCATGGGAATTTGGTTTATAGCTATGTTTTTAGCAATACCACAAGCAATCTCGTTCGGAATCGTTTACGAGGAAGATTCGTTTCAGCGGCGACGGGAAGATCATTACGTATGCAGTGTTAAAAGGATCATCGTTCCCCATGCCTTTGAAATATCAACATTCGTTTTCTTCGTGTTTCCAATGAGTGTCATAACGGCTTTGTATGTTTTGATTGGTTTACAATTATACCGATCGACAACTGTTAGACCTTCGATAAGATCGAATAGTGTGAAATTGAAACatcgaatatgtaaaccaacCGTTGCTTATTCGAGCAGTATACCACAGGCGGTGCTTATTGTAAACGGAGAAAATGACGTCGAAAGACAAGAAGAGGAGGGGAGGAAAAATTTTTCCAGAAATGCTCAAGCTACGAAACATGTTGTAAAAATGCTTG TTGCAGTTGTAGTTGCTTTCTTCATCTGTTGGGCTCCGTTTCATGCTCAACGACTTCTGGCTATTTACGGAGACCCGAGAACTTCAGACATGATAACCGCATTTCGGGTGTTGACTTACGCCAGCGGTATCCTCTACTTTTTATCAACTACAATCAACCCATTGCTCTATCACATTATGTCACATCGATTCCGAGAAGCTTTTAAA gaTACATTTAATCGTTTTTTTCGTAGAAAGAGACGCCCAAAAGGAAGCACTAGATGTTACACTACGCTATCAGGTAGATCATCCCAAATTAACAGTCACAGTAACACGGACTCCTGCAGCCGACAAAGTTCTTTAAGATACCTCGATTCGGACATCAGTGgacgtttaaaaaattcaaaacgcCCATTAGTCGTTTCATTTAAACGAAAACGACCAACTCATTCCTCCAAAAGGACCAACTCTAAGCAAGTATTTTTCGATGTTGATCTCCAAGAAGCACTTGACAACTTAAAATTACCACCGACATCAAACGACAACgtttattttcgaaattcactTTTCGACGATGAAAATCAAGTTCAATTGGAGCCGAAACACGTTTGTTGTTCCTCGCGGATTGAGGACATTGAGATTTTCCAAGAAGGACAAATGAAAATCTTGAAGAAAAAGGATGGtttaaatttggtttttaaCAGATCTTTTAACAACGAAGAAGGTGGTTCGATGACGAAATCTTGCACGATGCCACAAATAATTTATGGCGAAAATTTGTGCGTTTCTAATCGATGGAATGAATTTAATGGTAAATGTGAAGTTGATCGTAGTGGAAGTTGTTCCCAATTGGAGTTTGTTAAAGAAAACGATAGAAACTCAAGAAATGATGGGATTATTATTCAAGTTccgtaa